In the Lascolabacillus massiliensis genome, one interval contains:
- a CDS encoding TonB-dependent receptor, with translation MKKLILLMSVVCYTFITASGADYEKENPQDTLRVYYLDEFVISSSVKETNNLKNMPTAVSVVSPKQLQNTQIESLPDLSSYIPNFFIPTYGSKVSTPIYIRGIGARLGSQTVSLYVDNVPSFNPSAFDFEFQDIQRVEVLRGAQGTLYGRNAIGGIVNLYTLSPLAYQGTRLTMSGGNYGQFSLMGSNYSKLSNNFGLSAAAYYKRDDGYFTNSYTGEKVDNSENAGGKIKLEWQASPDFKAMLFGNYDYVTGGAFPYMHVDSTRSSFNEPSSYDRHLFTNGLSLEWRRSGFTVHSTTGFQYLKDDMKMDQDYTSNSVFSINQKQKQHSISQEFTVKSDLNKTYSWVLGAFGFYDRRVVDTPVAIKEDGMVAMQGHLDTAMERMGAPLRIVYANDRIDLPGIYTKPSKGAALFHQSTINDLFGVEGLSATAGLRFDYEQTAIDFSTESDGGDVNLKFQIPNRPMPDIFVEGDTLIEGSFSRDFGQLLPKFALKYNYSPTSMIYLSASKGYKTGGYNEQVFSEVLQGALSESIMRNAMSGMPPGMLPGGGAPGNGDEDPSLEEMLSYDPETSWTYELGGRYEMLNNKLSLTYALFYSRVNDIQIIKLTRQGTSGRTVENAGKSESKGFELSVKYSPISNLSFYGDYGFANARFKDYQASEDVNYAGNYIPFAPRHTLSLGAGYVYKFGNGSFIDRFIANVQYTGVGKIYWTESNEDVNGEELYQPFYGLVNGTVAVEKGVFSLELWGKNLLGKDYNSFLFEASDMTTGNTNSFVQRGYPARIGATLRYTFDR, from the coding sequence TTATTACTGCTTCAGGAGCAGATTATGAAAAAGAAAATCCACAAGATACATTAAGGGTATATTATTTAGACGAATTTGTGATTAGTAGTTCCGTGAAGGAAACAAATAACCTGAAAAATATGCCAACCGCTGTTTCGGTTGTATCTCCTAAGCAGCTGCAGAATACACAGATTGAATCACTGCCTGATCTAAGCAGTTATATACCAAACTTCTTTATACCCACTTATGGTTCAAAAGTGTCCACTCCTATTTATATTAGAGGTATTGGTGCACGGTTAGGTTCTCAAACAGTTAGTTTGTATGTAGACAATGTGCCAAGCTTCAATCCATCAGCTTTTGATTTTGAATTTCAGGATATTCAGCGTGTAGAGGTATTGCGAGGAGCACAAGGAACACTTTATGGCAGAAATGCAATTGGCGGCATTGTGAATCTTTACACCCTGTCTCCTTTAGCATATCAGGGAACCCGCTTGACAATGAGTGGGGGCAATTATGGCCAGTTTTCACTAATGGGCTCAAATTACAGTAAGCTTTCCAACAATTTTGGTCTCTCTGCAGCAGCATATTATAAGCGCGATGATGGTTATTTTACTAATAGCTATACAGGAGAAAAAGTCGACAATTCAGAAAATGCCGGAGGCAAAATTAAATTAGAATGGCAGGCATCACCTGATTTTAAAGCAATGCTGTTTGGTAATTATGATTATGTTACCGGTGGAGCATTCCCCTATATGCATGTCGATTCAACCAGATCCAGTTTTAATGAACCCTCTTCCTATGATCGCCATCTTTTTACAAACGGATTGTCTCTTGAATGGCGCAGGAGTGGCTTCACAGTTCACTCAACAACCGGATTTCAGTATCTGAAAGATGATATGAAAATGGATCAGGACTATACCTCCAATTCTGTTTTTTCTATAAATCAAAAGCAAAAGCAGCATTCTATTAGTCAGGAGTTTACCGTTAAGTCAGACTTAAATAAAACTTATAGCTGGGTGCTTGGTGCATTTGGATTTTATGACAGAAGAGTTGTAGATACACCTGTAGCAATTAAAGAGGATGGTATGGTTGCCATGCAGGGTCATCTCGATACAGCTATGGAGAGAATGGGAGCCCCGCTTAGAATTGTCTACGCTAATGATAGAATTGATCTTCCCGGAATATATACAAAACCCTCAAAGGGAGCGGCTCTTTTCCACCAATCAACAATAAATGATCTTTTTGGTGTTGAAGGCTTGTCAGCTACAGCAGGTTTGAGATTCGACTATGAGCAGACTGCCATAGATTTCTCTACTGAAAGTGATGGTGGTGATGTAAATCTTAAATTTCAGATTCCAAACAGACCAATGCCTGATATATTTGTTGAGGGAGATACTTTAATTGAAGGGTCTTTCAGCAGGGATTTTGGTCAGCTTCTTCCAAAATTCGCATTAAAATATAATTACTCACCTACTTCAATGATTTATTTATCAGCCTCTAAAGGATATAAAACAGGCGGATATAACGAACAGGTGTTCTCCGAAGTGCTGCAAGGAGCTCTTTCGGAATCAATAATGAGAAATGCAATGAGCGGAATGCCTCCCGGAATGTTGCCTGGTGGTGGTGCTCCCGGAAATGGAGATGAAGATCCAAGTCTGGAGGAGATGCTTTCATATGATCCTGAAACAAGTTGGACATATGAGCTGGGTGGTCGCTATGAAATGTTAAACAATAAACTTTCACTTACATATGCTCTGTTCTACTCTCGAGTAAATGACATCCAGATAATTAAACTTACAAGACAGGGAACTTCAGGCAGAACAGTGGAAAATGCCGGTAAATCAGAAAGCAAGGGATTTGAGTTGAGTGTTAAGTACAGTCCTATTAGTAATCTTTCATTTTATGGTGATTATGGCTTTGCTAATGCTCGATTTAAAGACTATCAGGCATCTGAGGATGTAAATTATGCAGGAAATTATATCCCATTTGCTCCTCGTCATACTTTAAGTCTGGGAGCCGGTTATGTATATAAATTTGGTAATGGATCTTTTATTGACAGATTTATTGCTAATGTTCAATATACAGGAGTAGGAAAAATATACTGGACTGAGTCTAATGAAGATGTAAATGGCGAAGAGCTTTATCAGCCATTTTATGGTTTGGTAAATGGAACAGTAGCAGTTGAGAAAGGTGTTTTTTCTCTGGAATTATGGGGAAAAAACCTATTAGGAAAAGATTATAATTCATTCCTTTTTGAGGCGTCCGATATGACTACAGGAAATACTAATTCATTCGTTCAGCGTGGTTATCCTGCCAGAATAGGAGCTACATTAAGATATACATTTGACAGATAA